GGAGGAACTCAAACCTCCGCCGGGCCGGCAGGAATCACTCACGGCAGTCATGACGAAAGGAAGTGCGAAATGGGAAACGTAGTGCTGGTCCACGGTGCTTGGAGTGACGGCTCGATCTGGCAGGAGGTCATAGGCCACCTGCACGAACAGGGCCATCAAGCACTGGCCGTCCAGTTGCCGATGACCTCACTCGCGGACGACATCGCCTGGACCCGTCGGCACATCGACGCGCTGGAAGGACCGGTCACCCTCGTCGGACACTCCTACGGCGGCACCGTCATCTCCGGCGCGGCACTTGAGCATCCCAAGGTCAACTCCTTGGTCTTCGTGGCCGGCTACGTGCCTGGCGAGGGGGAGACCATCGGCATGCTGAGCGACAAGGGTGCCGAGATGCCAGGCCGCGTGGCCTTGCGGTTCGCTGCGGACGGCTGGTCGGACGTGGACCCGGAACTGTTCGGTGACGCACTCGCCCACGACCTGCCGCCCCGCCTTGCC
Above is a window of Streptomyces sp. NBC_01426 DNA encoding:
- a CDS encoding alpha/beta fold hydrolase, producing MGNVVLVHGAWSDGSIWQEVIGHLHEQGHQALAVQLPMTSLADDIAWTRRHIDALEGPVTLVGHSYGGTVISGAALEHPKVNSLVFVAGYVPGEGETIGMLSDKGAEMPGRVALRFAADGWSDVDPELFGDALAHDLPPRLARSLAAMQKPTHGACLAAPASAGAWHDLPCGYVLSAHDRILDPQLQRWFATRAGAVVTELPSSHLSPLSHPEGVAAAISAMLRPEEDSAS